A window of the Oryza brachyantha chromosome 5, ObraRS2, whole genome shotgun sequence genome harbors these coding sequences:
- the LOC102703778 gene encoding jacalin-related lectin 19-like isoform X1 — MQQQQPQKKMVVSKKLMKVGPWGGAGGSPWDDGGHTGIRSITLSYDRCVDSIAVEYDRNGVAVPGERHGGAGGNQTTQIKLSFPEEYVTTVSGHYAPVAAHGGEPAIRSLAFTTNRREYGPFGAAAEGTPFTFPVDGGAVVGFWGRSGRQLDAVGVHVAPLRPETMYEKAHKMGLMAYRSVRQRIGSQQQQQQQQVQVQHQSNLFTYKI; from the exons ATG cagcagcagcaaccacaGAAGAAGATGGTCGTGTCAAAGAAGCTCATGAAGGTCGGCCCAtggggcggcgccggagggaGCCCGtgggacgacggcggccacaCCGGCATCAGAAGCATCACCCTGTCATACGACCGGTGCGTCGACTCCATCGCCGTCGAGTACGACAGGAACGGGGTCGCCGTCCCCGGcgagcggcacggcggcgccggcggcaaccAGACTACCCAG ATCAAGCTGAGCTTCCCGGAGGAGTATGTGACGACGGTGAGCGGGCACTACGcaccggtggcggcgcacggcggcgagccggcgatcAGGTCGCTGGCGTTCACGACcaaccggagggagtacggGCCGTTCGGCGCGGCCGCGGAGGGCACGCCGTTCACATTCccggtggacggcggcgccgtcgtcgggttCTGGGGGAGGAGCGGCCGGcagctcgacgccgtcggcgtgCACGTCGCGCCGCTTAGGCCGGAGACCATGTACGAGAAGGCGCACAAGATGGGGCTCATGGCCTACCGCTCAGTCCGCCAACGGATCGGGTctcagcaacagcagcagcagcagcaggtgcaAGTGCAACACCAGAGCAACCTTTTcacatacaaaatttaa
- the LOC102703778 gene encoding jacalin-related lectin 19-like isoform X2 — MQQQPQKKMVVSKKLMKVGPWGGAGGSPWDDGGHTGIRSITLSYDRCVDSIAVEYDRNGVAVPGERHGGAGGNQTTQIKLSFPEEYVTTVSGHYAPVAAHGGEPAIRSLAFTTNRREYGPFGAAAEGTPFTFPVDGGAVVGFWGRSGRQLDAVGVHVAPLRPETMYEKAHKMGLMAYRSVRQRIGSQQQQQQQQVQVQHQSNLFTYKI; from the exons ATG cagcagcaaccacaGAAGAAGATGGTCGTGTCAAAGAAGCTCATGAAGGTCGGCCCAtggggcggcgccggagggaGCCCGtgggacgacggcggccacaCCGGCATCAGAAGCATCACCCTGTCATACGACCGGTGCGTCGACTCCATCGCCGTCGAGTACGACAGGAACGGGGTCGCCGTCCCCGGcgagcggcacggcggcgccggcggcaaccAGACTACCCAG ATCAAGCTGAGCTTCCCGGAGGAGTATGTGACGACGGTGAGCGGGCACTACGcaccggtggcggcgcacggcggcgagccggcgatcAGGTCGCTGGCGTTCACGACcaaccggagggagtacggGCCGTTCGGCGCGGCCGCGGAGGGCACGCCGTTCACATTCccggtggacggcggcgccgtcgtcgggttCTGGGGGAGGAGCGGCCGGcagctcgacgccgtcggcgtgCACGTCGCGCCGCTTAGGCCGGAGACCATGTACGAGAAGGCGCACAAGATGGGGCTCATGGCCTACCGCTCAGTCCGCCAACGGATCGGGTctcagcaacagcagcagcagcagcaggtgcaAGTGCAACACCAGAGCAACCTTTTcacatacaaaatttaa